The following are from one region of the Methanoculleus caldifontis genome:
- the cas4 gene encoding CRISPR-associated protein Cas4 has translation MRNVRYPDDELLALSGIQHICFCPRQWALIHVERQWEENLRTAEGHLIHQRVDDPFFTESRGDIVISRAFPLVSHTLGLYGVADVVEYIRSGDGISLPGHEGLWTMRPVEYKRGKPKTDERDEVQLCAQAICLEEMFGVRVGRGDFYYNEIRRRVPLSLSAELRERVRSLSEEMHDLFKKGVTPPADVSRKCNLCSLQNICMPKLTKKTLSVGKYVRKHVKEACSKDV, from the coding sequence ATGAGGAATGTAAGGTATCCCGATGACGAACTGCTTGCGTTGTCGGGCATCCAGCACATCTGTTTTTGCCCGCGGCAGTGGGCACTCATCCATGTCGAGCGCCAGTGGGAGGAGAACCTCCGGACGGCGGAGGGCCACCTGATCCACCAGCGGGTAGATGACCCGTTCTTCACCGAGAGCCGCGGGGATATCGTCATCTCGCGGGCGTTTCCCCTCGTCTCGCATACACTCGGCCTCTACGGCGTGGCCGACGTGGTCGAGTACATCCGCTCCGGGGACGGCATATCCCTTCCGGGCCACGAAGGCCTCTGGACGATGAGACCGGTGGAGTACAAGCGAGGGAAACCGAAGACCGATGAGCGTGACGAGGTCCAGCTGTGCGCTCAGGCGATCTGCCTTGAGGAGATGTTCGGCGTTCGGGTTGGGCGGGGCGACTTCTACTACAACGAGATCCGGCGGAGAGTGCCGCTCTCGTTATCCGCCGAACTGAGAGAGCGGGTCCGCTCGTTGTCGGAGGAGATGCACGATCTATTCAAAAAGGGCGTAACGCCCCCTGCCGATGTCTCCCGGAAGTGCAATCTCTGTTCCCTTCAGAACATCTGCATGCCGAAGCTGACGAAGAAGACCCTCTCCGTCGGCAAATATGTGCGAAAACATGTGAAAGAGGCCTGCTCAAAGGACGTTTGA